In a genomic window of Paramicrobacterium chengjingii:
- a CDS encoding alternate-type signal peptide domain-containing protein yields the protein MKKMTKGAIAAGIGAVLLLGGAGTLAFWSDDAALAGGTLTTGNLTLTDATATSNWVYAEGNVNAGDAVQQIVPGDTITKTMSFTINASGDNLTATLTTPSSTTVTVDGGTAPETLQMNVSAAYEIDGEAVPSAITSANDGDVVTAVVTVTFPFGDATVNGNDTQGISAALNDITVQLVQTEA from the coding sequence ATGAAGAAAATGACCAAGGGCGCCATTGCCGCAGGAATCGGTGCCGTTCTGCTGCTCGGCGGCGCGGGCACCCTGGCCTTCTGGTCTGACGACGCCGCACTCGCCGGCGGCACGCTCACGACGGGAAACCTCACTCTGACAGATGCGACAGCAACGAGTAACTGGGTGTATGCCGAAGGCAATGTGAATGCGGGCGATGCAGTTCAGCAGATCGTTCCGGGAGACACGATCACGAAGACGATGAGCTTCACGATCAACGCGTCGGGAGACAACCTCACAGCCACGCTCACGACACCCTCGTCGACAACTGTCACCGTTGACGGGGGAACAGCACCTGAGACCCTTCAGATGAATGTCAGCGCCGCGTATGAGATCGACGGTGAGGCTGTTCCCAGCGCCATCACAAGTGCGAACGATGGCGACGTGGTGACCGCGGTGGTCACTGTTACCTTCCCCTTCGGTGATGCGACGGTGAACGGAAACGACACACAGGGGATCTCCGCAGCCTTGAATGACATCACTGTGCAGCTGGTGCAGACCGAGGCCTGA
- the panB gene encoding 3-methyl-2-oxobutanoate hydroxymethyltransferase, whose translation MPDSTPDSKAPDAAATRPARRVRTLDLQKAKRDGRRWAMLTSYDQYTAALFERSGVEALLVGDSAANNVYGHATTLPVTVDELIPLARAVSSATSRALVIADLPFGSYEVSAEQAATTAIRFMKEAGVHAVKLEGGVRMADRVRAVVDAGIPVMAHIGFTPQSEHALGGYKVQGRGDAAQQLLADARAVTEAGAFAVVLEMVPAELAAEVTRELQIPTVGIGAGAGCDAQVLVWQDMAGLRTGPVPRFVKRYANLDEVLSGAVRAYVDDVASGAFPESERDFS comes from the coding sequence GTGCCTGATTCCACGCCAGACAGCAAGGCACCGGATGCTGCCGCCACACGTCCCGCGCGCCGTGTTCGCACCCTCGACCTGCAGAAGGCAAAGCGTGACGGACGCCGCTGGGCAATGCTCACGAGCTACGACCAGTACACGGCGGCGCTCTTTGAACGGTCCGGTGTCGAGGCGCTGCTCGTTGGAGACTCCGCGGCCAACAACGTCTACGGACACGCGACGACCCTGCCGGTCACCGTCGATGAACTGATTCCGCTCGCCCGCGCGGTGTCGTCCGCGACGTCGCGCGCTCTCGTCATCGCCGACCTGCCGTTCGGCAGTTATGAGGTGTCTGCCGAGCAGGCAGCGACAACGGCGATCCGCTTCATGAAAGAGGCCGGGGTTCACGCTGTCAAACTCGAAGGCGGAGTACGTATGGCAGACCGTGTGCGCGCCGTCGTCGACGCGGGAATTCCCGTGATGGCGCACATCGGCTTCACCCCGCAGAGCGAGCACGCTCTCGGCGGATACAAAGTGCAGGGCAGAGGGGATGCCGCGCAGCAGCTGCTCGCCGACGCCCGTGCGGTGACGGAAGCCGGCGCGTTCGCCGTCGTGCTCGAGATGGTCCCCGCAGAGCTTGCCGCCGAGGTCACTCGCGAGCTGCAGATACCCACCGTCGGCATCGGCGCTGGCGCCGGGTGCGACGCGCAGGTTCTTGTGTGGCAGGACATGGCGGGACTGCGCACTGGGCCTGTGCCGCGGTTCGTCAAGCGCTACGCAAATCTCGACGAGGTTCTGAGCGGCGCCGTGCGTGCCTACGTCGACGACGTGGCATCCGGTGCCTTTCCCGAATCGGAGCGCGACTTCTCGTGA
- a CDS encoding Rossmann-like and DUF2520 domain-containing protein, producing MAQEALAHAVVMIVGAGKMGTALAAALRHAGIDVRDPLSHAQMDAIDDGTPFANADIVLLAVPDAVIADVAAHVPRGGLVGHLSGATTLATLAPHEAFSVHPLLTVTGANDSFAGARASMAGTTERARRVARELATTLGMTPITVDDADRAAYHAAASIASNFIVTVEGFAEELAATVGLDRRALAPLVRAAVENWVEHGAEDALTGPIARGDHTTVERQRAAIADALPHRLALFDALAEATRELAAKSGRTT from the coding sequence ATGGCACAGGAGGCTCTCGCGCATGCGGTAGTGATGATCGTCGGCGCGGGAAAGATGGGAACGGCACTTGCCGCAGCGCTGCGGCACGCCGGCATCGATGTGCGCGATCCGCTGAGCCATGCTCAGATGGATGCCATCGACGACGGCACTCCTTTCGCGAATGCCGACATCGTACTGCTCGCCGTGCCAGATGCTGTCATCGCCGACGTCGCCGCGCACGTACCGCGAGGTGGTCTTGTCGGGCATCTCTCTGGAGCGACAACGCTTGCTACGCTGGCCCCGCACGAGGCGTTCAGCGTGCACCCGCTGCTCACCGTGACCGGAGCGAACGACAGCTTTGCCGGGGCACGAGCCTCGATGGCCGGAACGACGGAACGGGCACGACGCGTGGCCCGGGAACTCGCGACCACGCTGGGCATGACTCCGATCACCGTGGATGACGCCGACCGCGCCGCCTATCACGCGGCAGCGTCGATCGCCTCGAACTTCATTGTGACGGTCGAGGGGTTCGCTGAAGAGCTTGCCGCGACCGTCGGGCTGGATCGCCGTGCACTCGCCCCGCTCGTTCGCGCCGCTGTCGAGAATTGGGTGGAGCACGGTGCCGAAGACGCGCTCACCGGGCCGATCGCGCGCGGAGACCACACGACGGTCGAGCGGCAACGAGCCGCCATCGCGGATGCCCTCCCGCACCGGCTCGCCCTCTTCGACGCGCTCGCCGAGGCGACGCGCGAACTCGCGGCGAAGTCCGGCCGCACGACCTGA
- the panC gene encoding pantoate--beta-alanine ligase — MTQVADTRGLNAWRNATRGTVALVPTMGALHDGHRRLIAHAHGEADAVAVSIFVNPLQFGPDEDFERYPRDLDSDLEICRADGVDVVFAPELHEMYPRDPEVTVSAGRMGAVFEGASRPGHFDGVLTVVAKLFQRVRPDVAIFGQKDAQQLALVERLVADLDLGVHIESVPIVRDADGLALSSRNRYLSAAERESALALPRALEAAAHEATTAASAQDAARRTLADAELQHPELSLDYATLVDRATFTKCSPDFRGDAVLVLAARVGATRVIDNATLTFG, encoded by the coding sequence GTGACGCAGGTCGCCGACACGCGAGGGCTCAACGCGTGGCGCAACGCAACACGTGGGACAGTTGCGCTCGTTCCCACGATGGGCGCGCTGCACGACGGGCACCGCCGACTCATCGCCCACGCGCACGGTGAAGCCGATGCTGTCGCCGTGAGCATCTTCGTCAACCCACTGCAGTTCGGGCCGGACGAGGACTTCGAGCGCTACCCACGCGACCTCGATTCCGATCTCGAAATCTGTCGCGCCGACGGTGTCGATGTCGTCTTCGCACCGGAGCTGCACGAAATGTATCCGCGAGACCCGGAGGTAACAGTCAGCGCAGGGCGCATGGGAGCTGTCTTCGAGGGCGCATCGCGCCCAGGCCATTTCGACGGCGTGCTCACCGTCGTCGCCAAGCTGTTTCAGCGCGTGCGGCCAGACGTAGCCATCTTCGGTCAGAAAGACGCTCAACAGCTTGCCCTCGTCGAACGTCTTGTCGCCGACCTTGATCTCGGTGTGCACATCGAGAGCGTTCCCATTGTGCGTGATGCCGATGGGCTCGCTCTGTCGAGCCGCAATCGCTACCTGAGCGCCGCCGAACGGGAGAGCGCGCTCGCCCTGCCGCGGGCGCTTGAGGCGGCCGCCCACGAAGCCACCACGGCCGCATCAGCCCAGGATGCTGCGCGTCGCACTCTTGCAGACGCCGAGCTGCAGCATCCGGAACTCTCACTCGATTACGCGACGCTGGTCGACCGCGCGACGTTCACCAAGTGCTCTCCCGACTTCCGTGGCGACGCCGTTCTCGTGCTCGCTGCCCGCGTCGGCGCTACCCGCGTGATTGACAACGCGACGCTCACGTTCGGCTGA
- the panD gene encoding aspartate 1-decarboxylase: MLRTMLTSKIHRATVTAADLDYVGSITIDSELMDASGLVDGEKVAVLDITNGARLETYVITGRPGGGDIEINGAAAHLVHPGDLVIIVAYGLVNETELQSHRPKIVHVDELNRITGLGSDPSEPAPGTVRSEASIGA, translated from the coding sequence ATGCTTCGAACTATGCTCACCTCGAAGATCCATCGCGCCACCGTCACCGCGGCCGACCTCGACTATGTGGGGTCGATCACGATCGACAGCGAGCTCATGGATGCTTCGGGTCTCGTCGACGGCGAAAAGGTCGCCGTTCTCGACATCACCAATGGTGCTCGCCTCGAGACCTACGTCATCACAGGGCGCCCCGGCGGAGGCGACATCGAAATCAACGGGGCCGCAGCGCACCTGGTGCACCCGGGCGATCTCGTGATCATCGTGGCCTACGGCCTCGTCAACGAAACCGAGCTGCAGAGCCACCGACCGAAGATCGTGCACGTCGACGAGCTCAACCGCATTACGGGGCTCGGCTCCGACCCCTCAGAACCCGCTCCCGGCACCGTGCGCTCGGAGGCGAGCATCGGTGCCTGA
- a CDS encoding SipW-dependent-type signal peptide-containing protein, protein MTTAPSRRRGKIRALLSLGMLLGISQVGTLAAWTDSATVSGGGFSSGTLDVAVGDAAADQLTGPGGSWTHASLSLDGALPGESVARTVTVGNAGSVPLALDASATIPDGALASTDGSGLLLTVSVGGEPVNTGTAATGDRHGVCSGGVSVLVDAPLSSAETSLGIDGVRLSPEEETSLCVSIGLSPAAPNSMQGASTTVAISVEAKQ, encoded by the coding sequence ATGACAACCGCTCCTTCTCGCCGTCGGGGCAAAATCCGTGCGCTGCTGAGCCTCGGAATGCTGCTGGGTATCAGCCAGGTGGGCACTCTTGCGGCTTGGACCGACTCGGCGACGGTATCGGGCGGCGGTTTCAGCTCGGGTACCCTCGATGTCGCCGTTGGCGACGCGGCCGCGGATCAGCTCACGGGGCCGGGAGGCAGTTGGACGCACGCGAGTCTCTCGCTCGACGGTGCCTTGCCTGGTGAGAGCGTCGCCCGAACGGTCACTGTCGGAAACGCGGGCAGCGTCCCGCTGGCTCTCGACGCATCGGCGACGATCCCCGATGGTGCGCTTGCGAGCACCGACGGTTCCGGTCTGCTCCTCACCGTCTCCGTCGGTGGTGAGCCCGTCAACACGGGAACGGCTGCGACGGGCGATCGTCATGGTGTGTGTTCTGGCGGCGTTTCCGTTCTTGTCGATGCCCCGCTGTCGTCGGCGGAGACCTCCCTCGGGATCGACGGCGTACGCCTGAGCCCTGAAGAAGAGACAAGCTTGTGCGTGAGTATCGGGCTCTCCCCCGCCGCTCCAAACTCTATGCAGGGCGCGTCCACG
- a CDS encoding signal peptidase I → MTTSRRIKRWVRRALCFVIITGAAAAAIAGAVLPRLTGATGYAVTSGSMEQTLPIGSLVVVRPVAPRDITVGDIITYQLRSGEPEVATHRIISSGVGTDGDIRWRTQGDANSTADPIPVRAEQIKGVMWYVVPWLGYMSIFVGAEQKASLLLVVGVALLGYAAVVWSLAIRERRITVRDTTILRGNTP, encoded by the coding sequence ATGACGACATCACGACGCATCAAGAGGTGGGTTCGACGAGCCCTCTGCTTCGTGATCATCACGGGGGCGGCGGCAGCGGCCATCGCCGGTGCTGTCCTCCCCCGGCTCACAGGAGCCACGGGCTACGCAGTGACGTCGGGCTCCATGGAGCAGACCCTGCCGATCGGGTCCCTCGTCGTCGTCCGTCCCGTCGCACCGCGCGATATCACCGTCGGAGACATCATCACCTACCAGCTGCGGTCAGGAGAACCCGAGGTGGCGACTCACCGCATCATCAGCAGCGGGGTCGGCACAGACGGGGACATCCGGTGGCGGACGCAAGGTGACGCGAACAGCACGGCTGACCCGATTCCGGTTCGCGCCGAGCAGATCAAGGGAGTGATGTGGTACGTGGTTCCATGGCTCGGCTACATGTCCATATTCGTGGGCGCCGAGCAGAAAGCATCGCTCCTGCTCGTCGTTGGTGTCGCCCTGTTGGGTTACGCCGCCGTCGTCTGGAGCCTCGCGATTCGCGAACGTCGAATCACCGTCAGAGACACCACGATTTTGAGAGGAAACACGCCATGA
- a CDS encoding response regulator, whose product MRQEPGTISVFLVDDHEIVRRGIRDLLEAEGDIRVIGEAGQVAGTAEQIVACAPDVAVLDGRLPDGSGIDICRDMLSQSPDIAALFLSSYDDDDALFAAIMAGARGYVLKHIRGDELVSAVRRAARGESLIDPRLTSRVLSRIRNEHKSDAQENSLTDQERRILECIGAGMTNRQIAAKLFLAEKTVKNYVSSLMSKLGVDNRTQAALYLARGRERSR is encoded by the coding sequence GTGAGACAAGAACCGGGCACGATCAGCGTCTTTCTCGTTGACGATCATGAGATCGTCAGGCGAGGCATCCGGGATCTACTCGAAGCCGAAGGCGACATCCGCGTGATCGGCGAGGCAGGTCAGGTGGCGGGCACGGCGGAGCAGATCGTGGCATGCGCGCCCGACGTCGCCGTGCTTGATGGTCGCCTGCCTGACGGATCGGGGATCGACATCTGCCGTGACATGCTCTCTCAATCTCCGGACATTGCTGCACTCTTTCTCAGCTCGTACGACGATGACGACGCACTGTTTGCCGCAATCATGGCCGGGGCTCGCGGTTACGTTCTCAAGCACATTCGGGGCGACGAGCTGGTCTCGGCTGTGCGTCGCGCCGCACGGGGAGAATCTCTCATCGACCCCCGATTGACGAGCAGAGTACTCAGCCGCATCCGCAACGAGCACAAATCGGATGCCCAAGAGAACAGCCTCACCGATCAAGAGCGGCGCATTCTTGAGTGCATCGGCGCTGGAATGACGAACCGCCAGATCGCCGCGAAGCTGTTTCTCGCTGAGAAGACCGTCAAGAACTACGTCTCCTCCCTCATGTCAAAGCTGGGCGTCGACAATCGCACGCAGGCGGCTCTGTATCTTGCCCGAGGACGTGAACGGTCACGATGA
- the coaBC gene encoding bifunctional phosphopantothenoylcysteine decarboxylase/phosphopantothenate--cysteine ligase CoaBC, protein MRIVVGVCGGIAAYKVVGIIRTLVLQGHDVQVIPTDEALRFIGAPTLEAISRNPIATDLFDGVAEVKHVALGQSADVILIAPATANTIAKLANGLSDNLLTNSVLASTAPLVIAPAMHTEMWQSAATQHNIATLVDRGAHVVWPESGQLTGSDVGVGRLADPEAIVAAVASVSGARDLAGTTVVVTAGGTREPIDPVRFIGNRSSGRQGVALAEAARDRGADVALIGANLEVPPPVGIELVPVSTVAELRDAVLSRAADADIVVMAAAVSDYRPVNVAHTKMKKDAVGDDVSIELTANPDILADLGALQHPRPVLVGFAAETEADADALAALGAGKLERKNADLIAVNRVDDGRGFGTSDNEVLIVGSGSRIVTTVDGSKRVVADAILDAALTERP, encoded by the coding sequence ATGAGAATCGTCGTGGGAGTATGCGGCGGCATCGCCGCTTACAAGGTGGTCGGAATCATCCGCACACTTGTGCTGCAGGGGCACGACGTGCAGGTGATTCCAACGGATGAGGCACTGAGATTCATTGGCGCCCCGACGCTCGAGGCGATCAGCCGCAACCCGATCGCGACGGATCTGTTCGACGGCGTCGCCGAGGTCAAGCATGTTGCACTTGGCCAGAGTGCCGACGTGATTCTCATCGCGCCGGCCACAGCAAACACCATTGCCAAGCTCGCAAACGGGTTGAGCGACAACCTGCTGACCAATAGCGTGCTCGCGTCGACGGCACCGCTCGTCATTGCCCCGGCGATGCACACGGAGATGTGGCAGAGCGCCGCAACGCAGCACAACATTGCCACCCTCGTTGACCGTGGCGCGCACGTCGTCTGGCCGGAATCAGGTCAGCTCACGGGAAGCGACGTCGGCGTCGGGCGACTTGCCGACCCCGAGGCCATCGTCGCCGCGGTGGCATCAGTGAGCGGTGCCCGCGATCTCGCCGGCACGACCGTCGTCGTGACGGCGGGTGGAACGCGTGAGCCCATCGATCCCGTTCGCTTCATCGGAAACCGTTCGAGCGGCAGGCAGGGCGTGGCGCTCGCCGAGGCGGCCCGCGACCGTGGTGCGGACGTCGCCCTGATCGGCGCGAACCTCGAGGTGCCGCCGCCGGTCGGCATCGAACTCGTGCCGGTATCGACGGTGGCCGAGCTGCGTGATGCGGTGTTGTCGCGCGCGGCAGATGCCGACATCGTCGTGATGGCGGCTGCGGTGTCTGACTATCGGCCCGTGAACGTTGCCCACACGAAAATGAAGAAGGATGCCGTCGGCGACGACGTCTCGATCGAGCTCACGGCCAACCCCGATATTCTCGCGGATCTCGGTGCGCTGCAGCATCCGAGACCCGTGCTTGTGGGCTTCGCCGCCGAAACCGAGGCGGATGCCGACGCACTTGCCGCTCTCGGCGCGGGAAAACTCGAGCGCAAGAACGCCGATCTCATTGCTGTGAACCGCGTTGATGACGGTCGCGGCTTCGGCACCTCAGACAACGAGGTGCTCATCGTGGGCTCCGGCAGCCGGATCGTCACCACGGTCGACGGTTCAAAGCGGGTTGTCGCCGACGCGATTCTCGACGCGGCACTGACGGAACGCCCCTGA
- a CDS encoding GAF domain-containing sensor histidine kinase yields the protein MSERAAAERRSARVNDLPLDDLLAETLDRVKGLSDERRQLQLLLDTVITLAADLSLDGVLQQIVRAASTLLDARYAALGVLNPPGHERRLRMLVQHGLSEEQLAVLSDGPRGLGVLGALIRDPAPLRLRDLSQHPAHQGFPTGMPPMHSFLGVPILIHGEVYGNLYVTEKTTTEEFSDADEKTAVALAAAAGVVIENARMYSQAAQRERWLEATAEVTSALSDAVSVEDAAPALVDQARRSANADAVWLVAVDDEENNETVPGHRLRSIASADPSGSFAFQRHDEFASVAASKASRVLDGLVVQKGDEGAGPGILVPITVVGRSPGVLALGWSADHRENPANVDSGALAHFADRVSLALQALQSRQDRQRIALLEDRDRIAEDLHDVVIQRLFAIGLSLQSIARHDEGSDGQRLGQAADDLDTTIRDIRRTIFSLQVPATAADVQSRALQLATQARRILKFQPTITFAGPVRSMLTGPLADDVLAVLAEALSNAARHARPDSVDVSLSVDGGRVRLSVSDDGIGIPTQVVESGLANLRARAERHGGTCIIDSADGAGTTIDWSVPLTQP from the coding sequence ATGAGCGAGAGAGCTGCTGCCGAGCGACGTTCCGCCCGCGTGAACGATCTTCCGCTGGACGATCTGCTGGCGGAGACCCTTGACCGGGTCAAGGGTCTCTCCGACGAGCGACGTCAGCTTCAGCTGCTGCTCGACACGGTAATCACTCTCGCGGCCGACCTCTCACTTGACGGCGTGTTGCAGCAGATCGTGCGGGCAGCATCGACACTGCTCGATGCGCGCTATGCGGCGCTCGGAGTGTTGAATCCACCGGGCCATGAACGGCGACTTCGAATGCTGGTGCAGCATGGACTCTCGGAGGAACAACTCGCCGTGCTCTCTGATGGACCGCGGGGGCTCGGCGTGCTTGGTGCGCTCATTCGTGATCCTGCTCCCTTGCGGTTGCGTGATCTCAGTCAGCATCCCGCACACCAGGGATTTCCCACTGGGATGCCGCCGATGCATTCGTTCCTCGGTGTGCCGATCCTCATTCACGGGGAGGTGTACGGGAATCTCTATGTCACGGAGAAGACGACGACAGAAGAATTCTCCGACGCAGACGAGAAGACCGCTGTCGCCTTGGCTGCGGCTGCGGGCGTCGTCATCGAGAACGCTCGCATGTATTCGCAGGCGGCGCAGCGCGAACGGTGGCTTGAGGCGACAGCGGAGGTAACCTCGGCACTCTCTGACGCGGTCTCGGTCGAAGACGCGGCGCCGGCACTCGTTGATCAGGCGCGACGTAGCGCCAACGCGGATGCTGTGTGGCTTGTCGCTGTGGACGACGAAGAGAACAACGAGACGGTGCCGGGGCACCGTCTGCGGAGCATTGCATCTGCCGACCCGAGCGGATCCTTCGCATTTCAACGGCACGACGAGTTCGCTTCTGTCGCTGCCAGCAAGGCGTCACGGGTGCTCGACGGGCTCGTCGTGCAAAAGGGCGACGAAGGCGCCGGACCAGGCATTCTCGTTCCAATCACGGTTGTTGGCCGTTCTCCGGGGGTTCTGGCCCTCGGCTGGTCAGCTGATCACCGAGAGAACCCGGCCAACGTCGATTCCGGCGCTCTCGCGCACTTCGCAGATCGAGTCTCACTGGCACTGCAAGCTCTGCAATCGCGTCAGGACCGACAGAGGATCGCCCTGCTTGAGGATCGCGATCGCATTGCCGAGGATCTGCACGACGTCGTGATCCAGCGGCTGTTCGCGATCGGTCTGAGCCTGCAGAGCATCGCGCGGCATGACGAAGGCAGCGACGGTCAGCGTCTAGGACAGGCGGCAGACGATCTCGACACGACGATCCGTGACATTCGGCGAACGATCTTCTCTCTGCAGGTTCCCGCCACGGCCGCTGACGTTCAGTCACGTGCACTTCAGCTGGCCACCCAGGCCCGTCGAATCCTCAAGTTTCAACCGACCATCACATTCGCGGGCCCCGTGCGATCGATGCTCACGGGCCCGCTCGCCGACGACGTTCTCGCCGTGCTGGCAGAGGCGCTATCGAATGCCGCGAGGCACGCCCGACCCGACTCCGTCGACGTCTCCCTGAGCGTTGACGGTGGACGCGTTCGACTCTCGGTGTCCGACGACGGCATCGGAATTCCAACGCAGGTCGTCGAAAGCGGGCTCGCGAACTTGAGGGCACGAGCCGAGCGACACGGAGGCACATGCATCATCGATTCGGCTGACGGCGCGGGAACAACCATCGACTGGTCTGTGCCACTGACGCAACCGTGA
- a CDS encoding VOC family protein, producing MSTDTQTHAANGTHTTNGIPHGSTSLTPHIVVSPAEQALEFYATVFGAHIVDVTRFGDIVAHAVVDFGNGMLTLSDPMEANALIPVDPALGHDYSLALYCPNVDAVTSAARAHGAMVREEPASFVSGDRFSSILDPFGIRWSVMTRVEDLSPAESAERVAEWARSQG from the coding sequence ATGAGCACAGACACACAGACACACGCGGCGAACGGAACACACACGACAAACGGCATTCCGCACGGAAGCACATCGCTGACCCCGCACATCGTCGTGTCACCGGCAGAGCAGGCATTGGAGTTCTACGCGACAGTATTCGGCGCACATATTGTCGATGTCACGCGGTTCGGCGACATTGTCGCGCACGCTGTCGTCGATTTCGGCAACGGCATGCTGACTCTCAGCGACCCGATGGAGGCGAACGCGCTCATCCCCGTTGACCCGGCTCTCGGGCACGACTACTCTCTAGCGCTCTACTGCCCGAACGTCGATGCGGTGACCTCCGCAGCGCGGGCTCACGGAGCCATGGTCCGCGAAGAGCCGGCGTCATTCGTCTCTGGCGATCGCTTCAGCTCGATTCTCGATCCGTTCGGCATTCGGTGGTCGGTGATGACTCGCGTCGAAGATCTTTCGCCCGCGGAGTCGGCCGAACGCGTCGCCGAGTGGGCTCGGTCGCAGGGATAG
- a CDS encoding cytochrome b/b6 domain-containing protein: MTTRETAGTPGADEKRAHFPRLRVGRRWLNLIWTLPAAVVLLLAIVGIGVALRQLPGVEDFIARHPGTVERADPQGFPWWLRWQHFLNIVFLLPIMRSGLQILAGRPRLFWKLGQRPGDEWLRLNEQVEPGMRVSPRHDAVGLPTQLGLPGVRRTTASARWWHLTVTMLWLLNGIVFYIVLFTTGQWVRVVPTSLDVFPNALSAVLQYASLDFPDQRSWVAYNGIQLLTYFVTVFVAAPLAVITGMLQSPRISKAVGAARSNLFGAEAARSVHAIALGWFIVFTIVHVALVLTTGAAENLNHITLGHEGTGPAGLALFAIGVAVIAVLWAIASPVTNRWPDVVQAVALRMLGPLAKWF, from the coding sequence GTGACGACCCGTGAGACCGCCGGAACGCCCGGAGCCGATGAGAAGCGCGCGCATTTTCCGCGCCTGCGCGTCGGCCGACGGTGGCTCAACCTCATCTGGACGCTCCCCGCCGCCGTCGTCCTGCTGCTCGCCATTGTCGGCATCGGAGTCGCCCTGCGGCAGCTTCCCGGCGTCGAGGACTTCATTGCGCGGCACCCGGGAACCGTGGAGCGCGCCGATCCACAGGGGTTCCCCTGGTGGCTGCGGTGGCAGCACTTTCTCAACATCGTCTTCCTGCTGCCGATTATGCGCTCAGGGCTGCAGATTCTCGCTGGGAGGCCGCGGCTATTCTGGAAGCTGGGGCAGCGTCCGGGTGATGAGTGGCTGCGGCTCAACGAGCAGGTTGAGCCGGGCATGAGGGTGTCACCACGGCACGATGCCGTCGGCCTGCCGACGCAGCTGGGTCTTCCTGGCGTGCGTCGTACGACGGCATCCGCCCGCTGGTGGCATCTCACCGTCACCATGCTCTGGCTGCTGAACGGCATCGTCTTCTATATCGTGCTGTTCACAACGGGCCAGTGGGTCCGTGTTGTCCCTACCAGCCTCGATGTCTTCCCGAACGCGCTGAGCGCCGTGCTTCAATATGCATCGCTCGATTTTCCCGACCAGCGCTCCTGGGTCGCCTACAACGGCATTCAGCTGCTGACGTACTTCGTCACTGTATTCGTTGCCGCGCCCCTCGCCGTGATCACAGGGATGCTGCAGTCGCCGCGCATCAGCAAGGCCGTCGGCGCCGCGCGGTCGAACCTGTTCGGCGCGGAGGCTGCGCGGAGTGTGCACGCGATCGCGCTCGGTTGGTTCATCGTGTTCACGATCGTGCATGTTGCGCTGGTTCTCACGACCGGCGCCGCCGAGAATCTCAACCACATCACTCTCGGTCACGAGGGCACAGGCCCCGCCGGGCTCGCGCTCTTCGCCATCGGCGTCGCGGTGATCGCCGTGCTCTGGGCGATCGCCTCCCCCGTGACAAATCGCTGGCCAGACGTCGTGCAGGCCGTTGCGCTGCGCATGCTCGGTCCGCTCGCGAAATGGTTCTGA